In Anopheles gambiae chromosome 2, idAnoGambNW_F1_1, whole genome shotgun sequence, a single window of DNA contains:
- the LOC1274658 gene encoding 4-hydroxybenzoate polyprenyltransferase, mitochondrial → MIGRSVWRGGVGSSITFFHGWPWSRHSHVVRPMYPKRTICFPLSRNITLFPIRLPARPVAGRRFPYTTNLGHKLMLHPREVESIPNNISVLNVRSIASDNSDKTRTTRLERKEARTWQQQISPYARLMRIDRPIGSWLLFWPCGWSIALSAPAGCWPDPMMLGLFGVGAFVMRGAGCTINDLWDRDIDAKVERTRNRPLVSGEIAPFDAVVFLAGQLGVGLLVLLQLNWYSILLGASSLGLVIVYPLMKRVTYWPQLMLGATFNWGALLGWSATQGSVEWSACLPLYVAGVCWTIVYDTIYAHQDKVDDLIIGIKSTALRFGDKTKLWLSGFTAAMIGNLLTAGLVCDQTWPYYTSIGLIGAHLAHQIHSLNIHNPKDCATKFISNHQVGFLLFLGIVLGTLYKKNSEDRTKGSVTGSSSNPSGQLSATVTSARNIVV, encoded by the exons ATGATAGGAAGAAGCGTGTGGAGAGGAGGAGtaggcagcagcatcaccttCTTCCATGGCTGGCCGTGGAGCAGACACTCACATGTAGTGCGACCGATGTACCCGAAACGAACCATATGTTTCCCGCTTAGTCGAAACATAACGCTGTTTCCGATACGGCTACCGGCAAGGCCAGTTGCGGGGAGAAGATTTCCATACACAACCAATCTTGGTCATAAACTTATGCTGCATCCACGCGAGGTGGAATCGATACCAAATAACATCAGCGTGCTCAATGTTCGGAGCATTGCAAGTGATAATAGCGATAAAACGCGGACTACACGGTTGGAGCGAAAAGAAGCGCGAACATGGCAGCAACAAATCTCGCCTTACGCGAGGTTAATGCGTATCGATAGGCCCATCGGTTCGTGGTTACTCTTTTGGCCATGTGGTTGGAGTATTGCGCTTAGTGCTCCGGCAGGATGTTGGCCGGATCCGATGATGCTTGGCCTGTTCGGCGTTGGAGCTTTCGTGATGCGTGGTGCTGGCTGCACGATAAACGATCTATGGGACCGTGACATAGATGCAAAGGTCGAACGTACACGAAACCGACCGCTCGTATCGGGAGAGATCGCCCCATTCGATGCAGTCGTGTTCCTGGCGGGCCAGCTGGGGGTAGGATTGTTGGTGCTGCTCCAATTAAATTGGTACTCTATCTTGTTAGGCGCTAGCTCCTTGGGCCTAGTCATAGTTTATCCTTTGATGAAGCGTGTCACCTATTGGCCGCAATTGATGCTTGGAGCTACCTTCAATTGGGGTGCTTTGCTTGGCTGGAGCGCAACGCAAGGTTCGGTCGAGTGGTCCGCGTGTTTGCCACTTTACGTTGCCGGAGTATGCTGGACAATCGTGTACGATACAATATACGCCCATCAGGACAAGGTGGATGATTTGATAATAGGAATCAAATCAACAGCGCTACGATTTGGAGATAAAACGAAACTGTGGCTTAGCGGTTTTACGGCAGCCATGATTGGTAACCTGCTAACCGCTGGACTGGTGTGTGATCAAACATGGCCATATTATACCTCGATTGGACTCATTGGAGCCCACTTAGCTCACCAG ATTCACTCTCTAAATATTCACAATCCCAAGGATTGCGCCACCAAATTCATTTCGAACCATCAAGTTGGATTCCTACTGTTCCTTGGAATCGTCCTAGGAACGCTGTACAAAAAGAATAGCGAAGATCGAACAAAGGGCTCGGTAACCGGTAGCAGTAGCAATCCCAGTGGTCAGTTGAGTGCCACTGTTACCAGCGCAAGAAATATCGTCGTATAA
- the LOC1274659 gene encoding guanine nucleotide-binding protein-like 3 homolog, whose translation MALKAMKCRKSKRQKASLRYKVIKKIAENKRKKAKEAKKLPKLKSKKQKLIQVPNICPFKKEVLEEVEEFKQKQEELRQKERERQKAQRQEELRSKTLQSMVADAEKRQDQFSPEAAEEDEYANVMNGGKENSLKAYFKEFKKVVDAADVVLEVVDARDPLGTRCAEVAKIVREAPGQKRLVLILNKADLVPRDNLERWMKYLRRSGPVIPFKATTQSQKSNIGHKKFKAAKTLECSPCIGADLLKELLANYCRNDNIRTSIRVGVVGLPNVGKSSLVNSLKRKRACMVGARPGVTRQMQEVQIDSHVKLLDSPGIVFQRPKDQDHNKYFALKNAQRVTEIQDPFPLANDILKRGTMMYFCKLYDISEFHSTDEFLAKKAVRMGALAKKGVPDVKKAARCLIEDWNNGKIKYCTQPPEDNADEVHLDAQLVSPSDDVPGLDLDQQLDALVQQLGSQYEASFDVKDAEGMKVAIKKEDILTMEVDTGGPVHMRLAKSDQLSQLTNEGTIIERDDAMDGKTGDGRSRKRKVNDYAEEEKRFRKDPMFLLEGNQTANRNLKQEMKKRKKLQNKQASSPDEVKEEKEAYDFDDDYGMED comes from the exons ATGGCACTGAAAGCGATGAAAT GTCGTAAATCGAAGCGACAGAAAGCATCCTTGCGGTACAAGGTAATCAAGAAGATTGCCGAGAACAAACGCAAGAAGGCGAAGGAAGCGAAGAAGTTGCCGAAATTGAAGAGCAAAAAGCAGAAACTAATCCAAGTGCCCAACATCTGTCCTTTCAAAAAGGAAGTGCTTGAGGAGGTCGAAGAGTTCAAGCAAAAGCAGGAGGAACTGCGTCAGAAGGAGCGGGAGCGGCAGAAGGCACAGCGTCAAGAAGAGTTACGCTCCAAGACCCTTCAATCGATGGTGGCTGATGCGGAGAAGCGCCAGGATCAATTCAGCCCTGAAGCGGCCGAGGAAGATGAATATGCAAACGTAATGAACGGAGGCAAGGAAAACTCCCTGAAAGCATACTTCAAGGAGTTTAAGAAGGTTGTTGATGCCGCAGATGTCGTGCTGGAAGTGGTTGATGCTCGCGATCCGCTCGGTACACGGTGCGCCGAGGTGGCAAAGATTGTTCGTGAGGCACCGGGACAGAAGCGGTTGGTGTTGATCCTCAACAAGGCGGACCTGGTGCCACGCGATAATTTGGAAAGGTGGATGAAATATTTGCGTCGTTCTGGTCCCGTCATACCCTTCAAGGCGACAACGCAGTCGCAAAAATCCAACATTGGCCACAAAAAGTTTAAAGCCGCCAAAACTTTAGAATGCTCTCCCTGTATTGGGGCGGATTTACTGAAGGAACTGTTGGCAAACTACTGCCGTAATGATAACATTCGCACTTCTATCCGTGTCGGTGTGGTTGGTCTTCCGAATGTGGGTAAAAGTTCGCTGGTCAACTCGCTGAAGCGCAAACGTGCCTGCATGGTTGGTGCTAGACCGGGCGTCACAAGGCAGATGCAGGAAGTGCAGATTGATTCGCATGTGAAGCTACTCGACAGCCCGGGCATCGTATTTCAGCGTCCGAAGGACCAAGACCAcaacaaatattttgcactGAAGAACGCGCAAAGAGTGACCGAAATTCAGGACCCATTCCCGCTGGCCAACGACATTCTCAAGCGTGGAACGATGATGTACTTCTGCAAGCTGTATGACATCAGCGAGTTTCATTCGACGGACGAATTTCTGGCAAAGAAAGCGGTCCGCATGGGTGCGTTGGCGAAGAAGGGTGTACCCGACGTAAAGAAGGCAGCCCGGTGCCTGATTGAGGATTGGAATaacggcaaaatcaaatattgCACACAACCTCCGGAGGATAATGCGGATGAGGTGCATCTTGACGCGCAGCTCGTATCACCTTCGGACGATGTGCCCGGGTTGGATCTGGATCAACAGCTCGATGCTTTAGTGCAGCAGCTCGGCAGTCAGTATGAGGCCAGTTTCGATGTGAAGGACGCGGAAGGTATGAAAGTGGCTATTAAAAAGGAGGACATTCTCACGATGGAAGTTGACACTGGCGGCCCAGTGCACATGCGGTTGGCAAAGAGCGACCAGCTATCGCAGCTAACAAATGAGGGCACGATTATTGAGCGAGACGATGCCATGGATGGCAAAACCGGAGATGGGAGATCCCGCAAACGAAAGGTGAATGATTACGCTGAAGAAGAGAAACGCTTCCGCAAAGACCCAATGTTCTTGCTGGAGGGCAATCAAACGGCCAATCGAAATTTGAagcaagaaatgaaaaaacgtaaaaaactacaaaacaaGCAGGCCAGCTCTCCCGATGAAGTAAAGGAAGAGAAGGAAGCCTACGATTTCGATGATGATTATGGTATGGAAGACTAA
- the LOC1274660 gene encoding uncharacterized protein LOC1274660, whose protein sequence is MAASQLVEKLKFGEKYILANIVVLPLDKAPARVALKSDATLPVPRFPKPYSKECEFAARNKFLTGDLWESFVYRKLYDLLQNNMAEHGSEICPPNALNKEYLLNCVERPYLQMKYSFRDTNYRNDLNMFFEERAGNLHNCCIYVEISDIGRTLCDKVVDRDRTILRLLKEINELKRGITNINSNAKTPAGSSKSLPAQIEEYHPEPVKKRIRSADEEYVPENGASSGVKRMYKPSRIVDGHKPNSASEPDPYTPETTDTQVKVSYTPTSSPQNKVESHNTPSSRAVKVDKSLFGPDDAEEYDPANPKPSPGKQTKNDSEKDMFSDSDHQHSPNGHEATDPKPNRTSAYTAKREVLPRSSKQSVRDLDNESSEEIERRKAKTTDKTNVPTKEEGNKKALFKLKKGINRKTVPKKEVGEAEWKKYFVSHEFVEDEFVPHQQRGKYTDCFVTFSLLME, encoded by the exons ATGGCAGCCTCGCAATTAGTTGAAAAGCTAAAG TTTGGTGAAAAGTACATTTTGGCAAACATCGTAGTACTGCCATTAGACAAGGCACCGGCTAGGGTTGCACTGAAATCCGATGCCACATTACCGGTTCCTCGATTCCCCAAACCATATAGCAAAGAATGTGAATTTGCAGCCCGAAACAAATTCCTCACGGGCGATTTGTGGGAGTCGTTTGTCTACCGAAAGCTGTACGATTTGTTACAGAATAATATGGCGGAACATGGTTCTGAAATCTGTCCACCTAATGCGCTTAACAAGGAGTATCTTTTGAACTGTGTAGAACGTCCATACCTGCAGATGAAATACTCATTTCGGGATACAAACTACCGCAACGATTTAAACATGTTCTTCGAAGAGAGGGCCGGAAATTTGCACAATTGCTGTATCTACGTTGAGATCAGTGATATAGGGCGTACTCTATGTGACAAGGTTGTGGATCGTGATAGGACTATACTTCGCTTGCTAAAAGAAATTAATGAGCTAAAGAGAGGGATCACTAACATCAATTCAAACGCCAAGACGCCCgctggcagcagcaaaagtttGCCTGCTCAAATAGAAGAGTATCATCCGGAGCCGGTTAAAAAGAGAATCAGAAGCGCCGATGAAGAGTACGTTCCTGAGAATGGTGCATCATCAGGTGTTAAGCGAATGTATAAACCGTCAAGAATAGTCGATGGTCATAAACCAAATAGCGCATCAGAACCCGATCCCTACACACCGGAAACGACCGACACGCAGGTTAAGGTATCCTACACGCCAACATCAAGCCCTCAGAACAAAGTGGAGTCCCACAATACCCCATCTTCCAGAGCAGTTAAAGTGGATAAAAGCCTGTTCGGACCGGACGACGCCGAAGAGTATGATCCGGCAAATCCAAAACCTTCTCCCGGAAAGCAAACGAAGAACGATAGCGAGAAGGACATGTTCTCCGATAGCGACCATCAACACTCACCAAATGGTCACGAAGCGACGGATCCTAAGCCTAATCGCACCTCGGCGTATACTGCGAAACGGGAAGTTTTACCgcgaagcagcaaacaaaGTGTACGCGATTTGGATAATGAAAGCTCGGAAGAGATTGAAAGACGTAAAGCGAAGACGACGGACAAAACGAATGTACCTACTAAGGAAgagggcaacaaaaaagcactttttaaactaaaaaaaggcaTTAACCGAAAAACGGTCCCGAAAAAGGAAGTCGGGGAGGCAGAG TGGAAAAAGTATTTTGTGTCACACGAGTTTGTGGAAGATGAATTTGTGCCACATCAACAGCGAGGAAAG TATACCgattgttttgttacattttcgCTACTGATGGAATAG